In Alkalihalobacillus sp. TS-13, the following are encoded in one genomic region:
- a CDS encoding DUF2750 domain-containing protein: MEFEAVSKQSANIRYEYFIKKVVDYEEVWGLYNDGWATSQDEESKMLIPFFPRKEFAESCIRKEWAGYKAKLIDLDEFINEWPIGMKEGGIRPSIFPNEENTVVVNIEVLIKDLETELENY; this comes from the coding sequence ATGGAATTTGAAGCAGTTAGCAAACAATCTGCTAATATAAGATACGAGTATTTTATTAAAAAGGTTGTAGATTATGAGGAAGTCTGGGGATTATATAACGATGGCTGGGCAACATCTCAAGATGAAGAAAGTAAAATGCTTATACCATTCTTTCCAAGAAAAGAATTTGCTGAAAGCTGTATTAGAAAAGAATGGGCAGGATATAAAGCTAAGCTAATAGATTTAGATGAATTTATCAATGAATGGCCTATTGGGATGAAAGAAGGTGGAATAAGACCTTCAATTTTTCCTAATGAAGAAAATACAGTAGTTGTAAACATTGAGGTTCTTATTAAAGATTTAGAGACAGAACTAGAGAACTATTAG
- a CDS encoding immunity protein YezG family protein, which translates to METNKMESLYQVAATTLNEMIPEEWDKILLYSEVREGFSQVFFYYYPINEDSPVYSLDILDNFNIDPQYFKQLKQELYGAFEELWNEFKIQNQEQWTNLTFLLENTGQMKIEYGYEDVADLNHVEKQEQWEKRYINGNGFEEI; encoded by the coding sequence ATGGAAACTAATAAAATGGAATCTTTATATCAAGTAGCTGCTACTACCCTAAATGAAATGATACCAGAAGAATGGGATAAAATATTATTATATTCAGAAGTCAGAGAAGGTTTTTCACAAGTCTTCTTTTATTACTATCCGATTAATGAAGATAGCCCAGTCTATAGTTTAGATATATTAGATAATTTTAATATTGATCCACAATATTTCAAACAATTAAAACAAGAATTATATGGAGCATTTGAAGAGCTATGGAATGAATTTAAAATTCAGAATCAAGAACAGTGGACAAATTTAACATTTCTTTTGGAAAATACAGGTCAAATGAAAATTGAATATGGGTATGAAGATGTAGCTGACCTTAATCATGTTGAAAAACAAGAACAATGGGAAAAGAGATACATTAATGGTAACGGTTTTGAAGAAATCTAA
- the nhaC gene encoding Na+/H+ antiporter NhaC — MENNKTRLPNMGEVLFILVGFVLIIYLFISVFELPIQLALLTSWFLIMVLGLRLGHQYGSIQKGMLNGISNGLEAIIILTTVGALIGTWIAGGIVPSIIYYGLSIINPSIFLFATVFICAVTSLATGTSFGTAGTAGIAMMGIGHSFGIPAPLVAGAVICGAYVGDKLSPLSDTTVMTASLTRVNLFDHIRSMLYVSVPALVLSSILFLLVGFFYVGQNVDLTRAEQAMNALEGYFSIEWYMLIPAIIVIGLLAFKKPSIPTITFGALLGAIWAALFQDMTILEGLKTSYSGFHIESGVDFMDNLLNRGGIVSMLEVILLIILALGLGGLMEVTGILQVICNTLLRWADNAGKTTVSTLIAGFFGNFFGGAAYVSLITASKITEENYDRLRIDRRVLSRNTEAGGTITTPMVPWSDGGVYMATVLGVTTLSYLPFLWYHFLVLIISVVYGFSGKFVWYTDGADKEVELDSLPKSESL, encoded by the coding sequence ATGGAAAATAACAAGACAAGATTGCCAAATATGGGTGAGGTATTGTTTATATTAGTAGGTTTTGTGCTTATTATCTACCTGTTCATTTCTGTGTTTGAACTACCGATCCAACTTGCATTATTGACATCTTGGTTCTTGATCATGGTATTGGGCTTACGGTTGGGGCATCAATATGGTTCTATCCAGAAAGGAATGCTGAACGGGATCAGTAATGGATTAGAAGCAATAATCATCCTTACTACTGTCGGAGCCTTAATCGGTACATGGATTGCTGGAGGTATTGTCCCAAGTATCATTTATTATGGATTAAGCATTATTAATCCATCGATATTCTTGTTTGCAACTGTTTTTATATGTGCAGTAACATCTTTAGCAACCGGTACTTCCTTTGGTACGGCGGGTACCGCAGGAATAGCGATGATGGGGATTGGACATAGTTTCGGAATTCCAGCACCACTGGTTGCCGGAGCGGTGATATGTGGGGCATATGTCGGTGATAAACTGTCTCCTTTATCAGATACGACAGTCATGACGGCTTCCTTGACTAGAGTTAATTTGTTCGACCACATTCGGTCGATGCTATATGTCAGTGTGCCGGCGTTGGTGCTTTCTTCAATCTTGTTTTTGCTGGTAGGATTCTTTTATGTTGGCCAAAACGTTGATTTGACAAGAGCTGAACAAGCGATGAATGCACTTGAAGGGTATTTCAGTATTGAATGGTACATGTTGATTCCAGCAATAATCGTTATCGGGCTGCTTGCTTTTAAGAAACCCTCTATACCTACAATCACATTTGGTGCTTTGCTTGGAGCGATTTGGGCTGCCCTCTTCCAGGATATGACTATTCTTGAGGGGCTCAAGACATCGTACTCTGGATTCCATATTGAGTCCGGTGTGGACTTTATGGATAACCTTTTGAATCGAGGCGGTATCGTATCGATGTTGGAAGTTATTCTTTTAATCATCCTCGCACTTGGATTGGGTGGATTGATGGAAGTGACAGGCATTTTACAGGTGATTTGCAATACATTGCTTAGATGGGCTGATAATGCGGGGAAAACGACTGTTTCGACGCTGATTGCAGGTTTTTTCGGAAACTTTTTCGGGGGTGCGGCTTACGTTTCTCTTATCACCGCCAGTAAAATTACTGAGGAAAACTATGATCGTTTGCGTATCGATCGCCGGGTCCTTTCCCGGAATACGGAAGCAGGAGGTACCATTACAACCCCGATGGTCCCCTGGTCTGATGGCGGTGTCTATATGGCGACAGTTTTGGGCGTTACAACCCTTTCTTACTTGCCGTTCCTTTGGTACCATTTCTTAGTTCTTATCATTTCTGTCGTTTATGGTTTCAGTGGTAAGTTTGTATGGTATACAGATGGAGCTGACAAAGAAGTAGAACTCGACTCACTGCCGAAAAGCGAAAGTTTGTGA